In the Topomyia yanbarensis strain Yona2022 chromosome 3, ASM3024719v1, whole genome shotgun sequence genome, one interval contains:
- the LOC131693791 gene encoding uncharacterized protein LOC131693791, with protein sequence MSSGHKHLYSCVTFIVFMIVINFYKNKINQAREREAFVRAKANGNKGPVGRHALQLMTKHRPLNIDGVEDDDNWFEFNVGRPSCPETVLERMKEFPDECMDMEVFYFSKEKTIDSYPAKRKRELPIGINPKASVRRQDTGSNSSMYVFLSVLIILLIAAAVDISKHIRDIPRQDNIRRLSLQNYQTLIREKQKQFRMMKMHYSQPSMSFDGSLDEPSYPSTRPNDVADLRAPAVKSNPLLRRQSVPAFKRTSICSAKQLCRRPSVDSFALAERDGDVSSFIKANNGSPTEIRRRVRLLHRH encoded by the coding sequence ATGTCATCGGGTCATAAACATCTCTATTCCTGCGTGACCTTTATTGTTTTCATGATAGTGATAAATTTCTACAAGAACAAAATTAATCAAGCCCGAGAGCGAGAGGCTTTCGTTCGAGCCAAAGCGAATGGAAACAAAGGTCCTGTGGGAAGACATGCACTGCAACTAATGACCAAGCACCGTCCTTTGAATATCGATGGCGTAGAAGATGACGATAATTGGTTCGAGTTCAACGTGGGTCGTCCATCATGTCCAGAAACTGTGCTGGAGCGGATGAAAGAGTTTCCAGATGAGTGCATGGACATGGAAGTGTTCTATTTCTCCAAGGAGAAAACAATTGATTCATATCCTGCAAAAAGAAAACGAGAACTACCTATTGGGATTAATCCGAAGGCCTCCGTTAGGCGACAAGATACCGGTTCAAACTCATCAATGTACGTGTTCTTATCTGTGCTGATAATACTGCTGATTGCGGCAGCCGTGGACATTTCCAAACATATCAGGGACATCCCAAGGCAAGATAACATTCGTCGTCTGTCACTCCAAAACTATCAAACGCTGATTCGCGAGAAACAGAAACAGTTCCGTATGATGAAGATGCATTACTCACAACCGTCGATGAGCTTCGATGGATCCTTGGATGAACCCAGCTATCCAAGTACGCGTCCCAACGACGTCGCAGATCTTCGAGCGCCAGCTGTGAAATCAAATCCACTTCTGCGCCGTCAATCGGTTCCAGCTTTTAAACGGACAAGTATTTGCAGTGCGAAACAGCTATGTCGACGACCATCGGTGGATTCGTTTGCCCTAGCCGAACGAGATGGGGATGTGAGTTCTTTCATCAAGGCCAACAACGGTTCACCGACTGAGATTCGACGAAGGGTGAGACTTTTGCATCGACATTGA